In Shouchella patagoniensis, the following are encoded in one genomic region:
- a CDS encoding IclR family transcriptional regulator: MSYENKSLIKTFNIIQALSEKPRSASVLAKHLGMNASTLHRFLANLEGMGFTEKMANQEIRLTHRFIQLGMMAQSHFDVEGLAKPYLRKLVDETNESALLSSFHQWHVTYLDKLESSQTVRIVIEPGDGAPSYTVASGKLFLSELPDVQLESFFAKTTFVSKTANTLTTKQALKAEFAHIRDQGYAIDEEEYEVGLKGFAAPIRDSSGEMVAALSVAGVSIRFDEAKTNETIEIVMRYAAEISKELGWRETR; encoded by the coding sequence GTGAGCTATGAAAATAAAAGTTTGATTAAAACATTTAACATTATCCAGGCGTTAAGCGAGAAACCAAGATCCGCTTCCGTACTAGCAAAGCATCTTGGTATGAATGCGAGCACGTTGCATCGATTTTTAGCCAATTTAGAAGGAATGGGTTTTACCGAAAAGATGGCCAATCAAGAAATCCGTCTGACGCACCGGTTTATCCAACTTGGGATGATGGCCCAAAGCCATTTCGATGTTGAAGGATTAGCGAAACCGTACTTGCGGAAGTTGGTTGACGAGACAAATGAAAGCGCTTTATTGTCATCGTTCCACCAATGGCATGTGACGTATTTAGATAAGCTCGAAAGCTCACAAACCGTCCGAATCGTGATTGAACCCGGTGATGGCGCTCCGTCGTATACGGTCGCTTCAGGGAAACTGTTTCTTTCAGAATTACCAGACGTGCAGCTTGAGTCATTTTTCGCAAAAACGACGTTTGTTTCAAAGACTGCTAACACACTGACAACCAAACAGGCGCTTAAAGCTGAGTTTGCGCACATTCGTGATCAAGGCTATGCGATTGATGAGGAAGAGTATGAAGTGGGGCTAAAAGGGTTTGCGGCTCCGATTCGCGATTCGTCAGGGGAAATGGTTGCCGCCTTAAGTGTAGCGGGTGTATCGATTCGCTTTGATGAGGCGAAAACAAACGAAACGATTGAGATTGTGATGCGCTATGCTGCGGAGATTTCGAAAGAATTAGGGTGGAGAGAGACGCGTTAA
- a CDS encoding DctP family TRAP transporter solute-binding subunit, which translates to MRQVKPILFVLASLTCLLGSCSAETTSDGEEIHEWKMSVTVGPGSTWYQAATKFASDLEDKSDGRLLIDVYTNEQLSAGNPEAGVEQLMDGIKDFSYNSSIIYAGIDPRFGVLSAPFLINDFDDAERVLTGESGQLIEDMLRERGVEPLGFAESGFRQITNDTRPIHTPEDLDHLKIRIPSMGVFTNLYRSQQADPITMAFSEVYTALQQGTIDGQENPVDVTYSSGLVEVQAYMTMWNYVYDALILGMNKDLFDSLSTEDQTLIQEVAAEANAYQIEITREKEQAQLEELVELGMEIYYPTDEEIELFRESSQPVYDHFRDIWGADNLDTFQKEANGS; encoded by the coding sequence ATGAGACAAGTGAAACCAATCTTGTTTGTTTTGGCATCACTGACATGCTTACTGGGCTCGTGTTCAGCAGAGACGACATCCGACGGTGAAGAGATTCATGAGTGGAAAATGAGTGTCACCGTCGGCCCTGGGTCGACTTGGTACCAGGCAGCCACGAAGTTCGCCTCCGACCTTGAAGACAAGTCGGATGGGCGTCTACTCATTGACGTTTATACGAATGAGCAATTATCTGCGGGGAATCCGGAAGCGGGCGTCGAGCAGCTCATGGACGGGATTAAAGATTTCTCTTATAACTCCAGCATTATCTATGCCGGCATTGATCCACGTTTTGGCGTATTGAGTGCACCGTTTCTGATCAATGATTTTGACGATGCTGAGCGCGTCTTAACGGGCGAGAGCGGTCAGTTAATTGAAGACATGTTGCGGGAACGGGGCGTGGAGCCGTTAGGGTTTGCGGAAAGTGGATTCCGACAGATTACAAATGACACGAGACCAATTCATACACCAGAAGACTTGGACCATTTAAAAATCCGGATTCCGAGCATGGGCGTGTTTACAAACTTGTATCGCAGTCAACAGGCCGACCCGATCACGATGGCTTTTTCGGAAGTGTATACCGCCCTCCAACAAGGAACGATTGATGGCCAAGAAAACCCGGTCGATGTGACGTACTCGTCTGGTCTTGTCGAAGTTCAAGCGTACATGACGATGTGGAACTACGTTTATGACGCGCTTATTCTCGGGATGAATAAAGATTTATTTGATTCTTTGTCCACCGAAGACCAAACGCTGATTCAAGAAGTAGCCGCGGAAGCCAATGCGTACCAAATTGAAATCACGCGGGAAAAGGAACAGGCCCAGCTTGAGGAACTTGTGGAATTAGGCATGGAAATCTATTATCCGACGGATGAGGAAATTGAGTTATTTCGAGAAAGTTCTCAACCGGTCTACGACCATTTCCGTGACATCTGGGGCGCAGACAATCTCGATACATTCCAAAAAGAAGCAAATGGTTCATAA
- a CDS encoding TRAP transporter small permease: MMKGLTYIEYALVIISMAGMAIITFANVLSRYFFDSSFAFAEELTIHLFVLATFIGASIAIKRNAHFSFRFLYEKMTAKWRRITLLVTSGLMVVFLLLTLHFGLELALNQLERGRVTPALNIPQWLFTLSIPIGSLFCIIRTVEMTILQWKGLHSSPVAHQWEASETKSRELK, from the coding sequence ATGATGAAAGGATTGACTTACATTGAATATGCGCTTGTGATTATTTCGATGGCAGGCATGGCCATCATTACATTTGCGAACGTACTCTCACGTTACTTCTTTGATTCATCGTTTGCTTTTGCGGAAGAACTGACGATTCATTTATTCGTATTAGCGACATTTATCGGTGCTTCGATTGCGATTAAACGCAATGCCCACTTCAGTTTTCGGTTTCTGTATGAAAAAATGACTGCGAAATGGCGTCGCATCACGTTGCTCGTTACGAGTGGTCTTATGGTTGTTTTTCTTCTTCTCACCCTCCATTTCGGGTTGGAGCTTGCATTAAACCAGCTTGAACGTGGCCGTGTGACGCCAGCACTTAATATTCCCCAATGGCTGTTCACCCTTTCGATTCCTATCGGCTCCCTCTTCTGTATCATTCGGACAGTGGAGATGACGATTTTACAGTGGAAAGGGCTTCATTCATCGCCAGTCGCTCATCAATGGGAAGCGAGTGAAACCAAGTCGAGGGAGCTGAAATGA
- a CDS encoding TRAP transporter large permease has protein sequence MLTALLFLVFFLLIFINLPVAFALGIAAVIVLLLDSGWSSLALLPSIMYSSISSFTLLAIPFFVLAGVIMGYSGISKRLIDLAYLAFGHRKNGIVIVAIVAAFFFSAISGSGPATVAAMGAILIPALVQNGFKKNSASALVASSGSLGIILPPSIAFIVFAVIASDFISISISRLFIAGIIPGILLATGLLIASIYVSKRTRATQSKEEVAAAVEKAPLLDVLRAFLNALPGLLIPVIILGGIYSGIFTPTEAAVIAVFYALIVGLAFYRELSVKDIPKILIDASVQSAVIMFIVGVASLFSYIIATQQIAATITQAVLTVTSNPLLLMLLVAVILLLVGAFIDAISAFYIFIPLLMPILLEVGIDPTTIGVMMTVSLAIGLFTPPVGLNLFVASGISGVSSEQIVKGVAPFLIASLVVLLIVMYVPAVSNWLPDLLGM, from the coding sequence ATGTTGACCGCCCTTTTATTTCTCGTCTTCTTTTTGCTCATTTTCATTAATCTGCCTGTCGCCTTTGCGCTTGGCATTGCCGCTGTGATCGTCCTGCTTCTTGATTCTGGTTGGTCGTCACTCGCCCTTCTTCCAAGCATCATGTATTCATCGATTTCATCGTTCACGCTACTGGCGATTCCGTTTTTTGTACTCGCAGGTGTGATTATGGGGTATTCAGGCATTTCCAAACGATTGATCGACTTGGCTTATCTTGCATTTGGCCATCGCAAAAATGGCATCGTTATCGTTGCCATCGTCGCTGCCTTCTTTTTCTCAGCGATTTCCGGTTCGGGGCCTGCGACGGTCGCCGCAATGGGTGCGATCCTCATCCCTGCACTCGTGCAAAATGGCTTCAAAAAAAATAGCGCATCGGCTCTCGTCGCAAGCTCTGGTTCCCTTGGCATTATCTTGCCTCCAAGTATCGCTTTTATTGTGTTTGCGGTCATTGCGAGCGACTTTATTAGCATATCGATTAGCCGCCTATTTATCGCAGGAATCATACCGGGCATTCTTCTTGCCACCGGCCTTCTGATCGCAAGTATTTACGTGAGCAAACGCACGAGAGCAACGCAATCAAAAGAAGAAGTCGCAGCCGCTGTTGAAAAAGCGCCCCTTCTTGATGTGCTGCGCGCTTTTTTAAACGCCTTACCTGGTTTGCTCATCCCAGTCATCATTCTTGGCGGCATCTATTCAGGAATCTTCACGCCAACAGAAGCAGCCGTCATTGCCGTCTTTTATGCCCTGATCGTTGGCCTTGCCTTTTACCGGGAATTGAGCGTAAAAGACATTCCGAAGATCTTGATTGATGCCTCTGTTCAATCGGCAGTGATTATGTTCATTGTCGGGGTTGCTTCTTTATTCTCGTACATCATTGCCACCCAGCAAATTGCCGCTACGATTACGCAGGCCGTGTTAACGGTTACGTCGAATCCACTCCTTTTGATGCTGCTTGTTGCGGTCATTCTCTTACTTGTCGGTGCTTTTATTGATGCGATTTCCGCCTTTTACATTTTCATACCGTTGCTTATGCCAATTTTGCTTGAAGTTGGCATCGATCCAACGACAATCGGTGTGATGATGACGGTCAGCCTTGCGATTGGCTTATTCACGCCTCCTGTCGGGTTAAACCTATTTGTCGCAAGCGGCATATCCGGTGTTTCTTCTGAACAGATCGTTAAAGGGGTTGCCCCATTTTTAATCGCTTCCCTTGTAGTCTTGCTGATCGTGATGTACGTGCCAGCTGTTTCAAACTGGCTCCCTGATTTACTTGGAATGTAA
- a CDS encoding SDR family NAD(P)-dependent oxidoreductase, translated as MKKLKNQVAIITGAARGIGAASALALAKEGSNVVLVDILPSEEMKQTILQEAPDVEVLSIVMDINDSQAIKRLMADVYQTFSRIDTIVNNAGTCARVDLENLTEDLWERDINTNLKGTFLMTQAAIYPYMKEQKRGKIINVSSISGIMGGPFASSNGKKSERSGPGYAASKGGVIAFTRWVAKEVGSLGITCNSIAPGPVETEITKGMDYPLTNQIIQRMGTPEDIAGAVVYFASPHSDYVTGEVLKVCGGSAIG; from the coding sequence ATGAAAAAACTAAAAAATCAAGTCGCCATTATTACAGGAGCCGCACGAGGAATTGGTGCAGCTTCCGCCCTCGCTCTCGCAAAGGAAGGTTCAAACGTCGTATTGGTCGACATTTTACCGAGTGAAGAAATGAAACAAACGATTCTACAAGAAGCGCCTGACGTAGAGGTGCTGTCAATCGTGATGGACATTAACGATTCACAGGCGATTAAGCGCTTGATGGCTGACGTTTATCAAACCTTTTCCCGAATCGATACGATCGTCAACAATGCAGGCACATGCGCCCGGGTAGACTTGGAAAACCTGACGGAAGACTTATGGGAACGAGACATCAATACGAATTTAAAAGGGACCTTTCTGATGACACAAGCGGCCATTTACCCGTATATGAAGGAACAGAAACGAGGAAAGATCATTAACGTTAGTTCGATCTCTGGCATCATGGGCGGTCCTTTTGCCTCTAGCAACGGAAAGAAATCGGAGCGTTCGGGCCCTGGCTACGCCGCGTCAAAAGGGGGCGTCATCGCCTTTACTCGTTGGGTCGCAAAGGAAGTTGGTTCACTTGGCATCACATGCAACAGCATTGCGCCAGGTCCAGTTGAAACCGAGATTACAAAAGGCATGGATTATCCACTGACAAATCAAATCATACAGCGAATGGGTACACCTGAAGACATCGCTGGAGCAGTGGTCTACTTCGCTTCGCCTCATTCTGATTATGTGACAGGTGAAGTCCTCAAAGTGTGTGGAGGAAGCGCCATTGGTTAA
- a CDS encoding PPC domain-containing DNA-binding protein, which yields MTLEKRRSHSQLTTNNQTVYGSLAAGDDLMDTILLICEDYDIRSGMVTCIGSLEQTGFTVFKTEGGKPSGYAAPTIISEPVELIQATGFICEDETGELDLHMHGLVERQDERIQAGHFLRGLNKVCIIVEFVIQTSPVVAATRQYDRSLGYKVMNFTQREESNR from the coding sequence ATGACATTGGAGAAAAGGCGGTCACATAGTCAACTGACAACCAACAATCAAACGGTTTACGGCTCCCTCGCCGCCGGCGATGATTTGATGGACACGATTCTGCTCATTTGTGAGGACTACGACATCCGTTCTGGCATGGTGACATGTATCGGTTCACTTGAGCAAACCGGCTTTACGGTCTTTAAAACGGAAGGTGGCAAACCGAGCGGCTATGCGGCACCTACCATCATTTCTGAACCCGTCGAATTGATTCAAGCGACCGGATTTATTTGTGAAGACGAGACCGGGGAACTCGATCTTCATATGCACGGCTTGGTAGAACGACAGGACGAACGCATTCAAGCGGGTCATTTTCTTCGCGGCTTAAACAAAGTCTGCATTATCGTTGAATTTGTGATTCAAACCTCCCCAGTCGTCGCTGCGACGAGACAATACGATCGCTCGCTCGGCTACAAGGTGATGAATTTCACTCAAAGAGAGGAGAGCAACCGATGA
- a CDS encoding class I adenylate-forming enzyme family protein encodes MTTLGSLAKKAFRQYSEEVAVVDRFRTLTYRELQEDSSRLANGLTALGLTKGDRVGILMSNRAEHVLLDVAVAMAGFIKVPINFKLHPKEMAYIIDHAGVSVLIGEKALLSPLTVDCPVYTVEHSLASFLAEQALTLPTINVVETDPYALMYTSGTTGRPKGAILSHRAMVSSAQSLMMACEISYDDIIGHVAPLTHGSNFLAQCALILGLKQVIFDTFDPVHFMDELEQEKITTIFMVPTILNMMIHEPSFTPYKLRYLKSINMAGAPIAVEKLHTALEQLGPIFAETYGLVEAPMTITIMPKRKLHERLASCGAVSPVVEMCIRDEDGKEVAQGMVGEVTCKGPLVMNGYWNNEEATAEAIRDGWFYTGDMGWVDEQGYLHLIDRKKDIIISGGMNIYPREVEEVLNEHPDVKETCVFGVPDDKWGESVYAHVVLKQGHTAQTADLLHHCKQNLASYKKPSFLQFVSELPKNSYGKILRRELRNLYKEGVK; translated from the coding sequence ATGACCACACTTGGCTCATTAGCAAAAAAAGCATTCAGGCAATATTCAGAGGAAGTGGCTGTCGTCGATCGCTTCCGAACACTCACCTACCGCGAGCTGCAAGAAGATTCAAGTCGCTTGGCGAACGGGTTGACCGCTCTCGGTCTGACAAAAGGCGACCGCGTGGGCATTCTGATGTCCAACCGAGCAGAGCACGTCCTCCTTGACGTGGCTGTAGCGATGGCAGGATTCATCAAAGTCCCGATCAACTTTAAACTACACCCAAAAGAGATGGCGTACATTATTGATCACGCTGGTGTCTCTGTCCTAATTGGCGAAAAGGCATTGCTCTCCCCTTTGACGGTCGACTGCCCTGTTTATACGGTAGAACACTCGCTGGCGTCTTTTTTAGCCGAGCAAGCGCTCACCCTACCTACGATCAATGTGGTTGAAACCGATCCTTATGCCCTGATGTACACGTCAGGGACAACCGGCAGACCAAAAGGAGCAATTCTCTCGCACCGAGCGATGGTCTCTTCGGCCCAATCGCTGATGATGGCTTGTGAAATCAGCTATGACGACATCATTGGGCATGTCGCACCACTCACGCACGGAAGCAATTTTCTCGCACAATGTGCGTTGATCTTAGGGCTGAAGCAAGTCATTTTCGATACGTTTGATCCTGTACACTTTATGGATGAGCTTGAACAGGAAAAAATTACAACCATTTTTATGGTGCCAACAATTTTAAACATGATGATTCATGAACCAAGCTTTACCCCTTATAAACTCCGCTATTTAAAATCGATTAATATGGCGGGTGCGCCGATTGCAGTGGAGAAGCTACACACCGCGCTTGAACAGCTTGGACCAATTTTTGCGGAAACGTACGGTCTTGTCGAAGCGCCGATGACGATCACGATTATGCCAAAACGCAAGCTGCATGAGCGCCTCGCTTCTTGTGGAGCGGTCAGCCCGGTCGTTGAGATGTGCATTCGGGATGAAGACGGCAAAGAAGTGGCTCAAGGTATGGTTGGAGAAGTGACATGCAAAGGCCCACTCGTCATGAACGGGTATTGGAACAATGAAGAAGCCACCGCTGAAGCGATTCGGGACGGCTGGTTTTACACCGGTGACATGGGGTGGGTCGACGAACAAGGCTACTTGCATCTCATCGATCGAAAAAAAGACATCATTATTAGTGGAGGGATGAACATTTACCCCCGTGAAGTGGAAGAAGTCCTCAACGAACACCCTGATGTGAAAGAAACATGTGTCTTCGGTGTACCCGATGACAAATGGGGTGAAAGCGTGTATGCGCATGTTGTCTTAAAGCAAGGGCACACCGCACAAACCGCGGACCTCTTGCACCATTGCAAACAAAACTTAGCTAGTTACAAGAAACCGTCTTTTCTGCAATTTGTAAGCGAACTTCCCAAGAATTCGTATGGGAAAATTCTCCGCAGAGAACTGCGTAACCTTTACAAGGAAGGGGTGAAGTGA
- a CDS encoding thiolase C-terminal domain-containing protein: protein MTAIAVTGTGITPFGKRDESLKTLLLQACREALLEAERPRVDALFIGNFIGGPLANQEILGAMIAGELGLGPIPTMKTEGACASGGIAFRQAYQLVKAGEYDCVLVAGGEKMTNHPTETVITAVNYAMDNESSESFSGLTFPGFFGVLANRYMHEYGATKKHLALVAHKNRMYALNNPISQFKKPASIEEIMNARPITEPLGLFDCSPISDGAAAVVIQRTNSGGVEVLASGQSSGTPLMQEVPDMLRMNATYTSAQQAYAEAGFGPKELDVVELHDCFSMTEIIAIEELGLFEHGHGFEAVEQGQTKHGGTIPVNTSGGLLSKGHPIGATGVAQIVQIVQQLQGRACNQVDGAKIGLSQNLGGTGAYSTVHIFKKAGV from the coding sequence ATGACTGCTATTGCTGTAACAGGAACAGGCATTACCCCTTTTGGCAAACGCGATGAATCGTTAAAAACGTTGTTGCTTCAAGCATGTCGAGAGGCGTTACTTGAAGCAGAGCGCCCACGAGTGGACGCCTTGTTTATCGGCAACTTCATCGGTGGTCCCCTTGCAAATCAAGAAATATTAGGGGCAATGATTGCCGGTGAACTCGGGCTTGGCCCGATACCAACGATGAAAACTGAAGGGGCGTGCGCTTCAGGTGGGATTGCATTCCGGCAAGCGTATCAGCTTGTTAAAGCCGGAGAGTATGATTGTGTGCTTGTTGCTGGCGGAGAAAAGATGACCAATCACCCGACGGAAACGGTCATTACCGCTGTGAATTATGCGATGGACAACGAATCGAGCGAAAGCTTTTCAGGCCTTACGTTTCCCGGATTTTTCGGTGTTCTCGCTAATCGGTATATGCATGAGTACGGCGCAACCAAAAAACACCTTGCGCTCGTTGCTCACAAAAACCGGATGTACGCATTAAACAATCCGATTTCACAATTTAAAAAACCGGCAAGCATTGAGGAAATCATGAACGCTAGACCGATTACCGAGCCGCTTGGCTTGTTTGATTGCTCCCCTATTTCTGACGGCGCAGCCGCGGTCGTCATTCAACGAACGAACAGCGGCGGTGTAGAGGTGCTGGCCTCTGGCCAGTCATCGGGAACACCGCTCATGCAGGAAGTACCTGACATGCTGCGCATGAATGCGACGTACACATCTGCCCAGCAAGCTTACGCTGAAGCAGGCTTCGGTCCCAAAGAACTGGACGTCGTCGAACTTCACGATTGTTTTTCAATGACTGAAATCATCGCCATCGAAGAGCTTGGTCTCTTCGAACATGGACACGGCTTTGAGGCAGTCGAACAAGGACAAACAAAGCACGGCGGCACCATCCCTGTTAATACGAGTGGTGGTTTGCTTTCCAAAGGCCACCCCATCGGCGCTACAGGTGTTGCACAAATCGTCCAGATTGTGCAGCAGCTTCAAGGCAGGGCATGCAACCAAGTAGACGGTGCCAAAATCGGACTTTCTCAAAACCTTGGCGGCACAGGCGCCTACTCCACTGTGCACATTTTCAAAAAGGCAGGTGTGTAA
- a CDS encoding Zn-ribbon domain-containing OB-fold protein: MDIPTAYCPTCNKRWTEDKQFCSSCLSDELEKQPIAGQGTVYSYTKIHAAPKKYAQDAPYFVLLVDLDEGLRITTKYTGDTIAINDPVVVSEIQDRAYVVSKR; encoded by the coding sequence TTGGACATTCCAACAGCTTATTGCCCTACGTGCAACAAACGCTGGACTGAAGACAAACAATTTTGCTCGTCTTGCTTAAGCGATGAGCTAGAGAAGCAACCGATTGCAGGCCAGGGAACGGTTTACTCCTATACAAAAATTCATGCCGCCCCTAAGAAATACGCACAAGACGCGCCTTACTTTGTTCTCCTCGTTGACCTTGATGAAGGACTGCGTATCACCACAAAGTATACCGGCGATACCATTGCGATCAATGACCCCGTCGTTGTATCGGAAATTCAAGACCGAGCGTATGTAGTATCAAAACGATAG
- a CDS encoding collagen-like protein — MNFNEEGSGIQRFRRSLTNGSGLFNRVGSTGPTGPTGPTGPTGEGRTGITGPTGATGATGSTGATGVTGPTGATGVTGSTGATGAAGATGGTGATGVTGATGLTGSTGSTGVTGETGSTGATGATGVTGVTGPTGETGSTGVTGATGVTGSTGATGVTGSTGATGVTGSTGVTGVTGATGATGPTGATGATGLTGATGLTESTGITGSTGATGVTGVTGLTGSTGLTGATGTTGATGATGATGVTGETGVTGVTGATGVTGATGVTGATGATGTTGATGLTGATGITGATGVTGVTGAIGPTGATGATGTTGTTGATGVTGATGPTGPTGATGTTGATGLTGATGETGETGETGATGATGVTGATGLTGATGATGLTGATGATGGTGVTGSTGATGVTGSTGATGITGVTGGFPPAHGYVYNTGAQTIPSGGNVLFSTNGPLIGGIAHVPGTALITVTTGGNYWVSYEITKQVTVGGVDPAAYAIVLNGTTQLSTQYGQIGSSINTTRLVSGFAILTIPSGASLTLQNVGATADILSVTANGVTIINASFQLTRLS, encoded by the coding sequence TTGAATTTTAATGAAGAAGGTTCAGGTATCCAAAGGTTTAGGAGAAGCTTAACAAACGGAAGCGGATTATTTAATCGTGTTGGTTCTACTGGACCTACCGGACCTACTGGACCAACAGGTCCAACGGGTGAAGGGAGGACAGGTATTACTGGGCCTACCGGAGCGACCGGAGCCACAGGGTCAACCGGAGCCACGGGAGTAACGGGGCCAACGGGAGCGACCGGAGTAACAGGGTCAACCGGAGCCACCGGGGCAGCAGGAGCCACGGGAGGCACCGGAGCTACTGGTGTAACAGGAGCAACAGGCTTAACGGGATCGACAGGATCTACGGGAGTAACAGGAGAAACGGGATCGACAGGAGCAACCGGAGCCACCGGTGTAACTGGAGTAACCGGGCCAACCGGAGAAACGGGATCGACCGGGGTAACAGGAGCCACTGGAGTAACAGGGTCAACTGGAGCCACTGGAGTAACAGGGTCAACTGGAGCAACGGGAGTAACAGGATCAACCGGAGTAACAGGGGTAACCGGAGCAACGGGAGCAACAGGTCCAACGGGAGCGACAGGAGCCACCGGGTTAACAGGAGCAACTGGGCTAACTGAATCGACAGGAATAACTGGATCGACAGGAGCAACCGGAGTAACAGGAGTAACTGGGCTAACTGGATCTACAGGCTTAACGGGAGCAACGGGAACAACAGGAGCCACGGGAGCCACGGGAGCCACCGGAGTAACAGGAGAAACGGGAGTGACCGGGGTAACAGGAGCTACTGGTGTAACTGGAGCAACGGGAGTAACAGGGGCAACAGGAGCCACGGGAACAACCGGAGCAACAGGGTTAACGGGAGCAACAGGAATCACCGGAGCAACAGGAGTAACCGGAGTAACGGGAGCAATAGGGCCAACGGGAGCGACCGGAGCCACAGGAACAACAGGGACAACAGGAGCCACCGGAGTAACGGGAGCAACAGGTCCAACAGGACCAACTGGAGCCACGGGAACAACCGGAGCAACCGGGTTAACGGGAGCAACAGGAGAAACAGGAGAAACAGGAGAAACTGGAGCAACGGGAGCAACGGGAGTAACCGGAGCCACCGGGTTGACAGGCGCGACCGGAGCCACCGGGTTGACAGGCGCGACCGGAGCCACCGGGGGCACCGGAGTAACAGGATCAACCGGAGCCACGGGAGTAACCGGATCTACAGGAGCCACAGGAATCACCGGAGTAACGGGAGGTTTCCCACCTGCTCATGGTTACGTCTATAACACAGGGGCACAAACGATACCTTCTGGGGGGAACGTTTTATTCAGCACAAATGGTCCTTTAATTGGTGGTATTGCTCATGTGCCTGGAACAGCACTAATTACTGTGACAACTGGAGGGAATTATTGGGTTTCTTATGAAATCACCAAGCAAGTTACTGTTGGAGGAGTTGATCCTGCTGCTTATGCAATCGTTTTAAATGGAACAACACAACTTTCAACCCAGTATGGACAAATTGGTTCCAGCATCAATACAACGAGACTTGTTTCGGGATTTGCAATCTTAACCATTCCAAGCGGAGCAAGTTTGACCCTACAAAATGTTGGGGCTACAGCTGATATTCTATCAGTTACAGCTAATGGAGTAACCATTATTAATGCTTCATTTCAGTTGACAAGACTCAGCTAA
- a CDS encoding SDR family oxidoreductase — protein MHEISGKVVVITGASSGIGEATARLLAHQGAHVVIGARRLGRLEALASSIHSEGGSAVIQQLDVTDMEQMKAIIGLAQDRFGQIDVVINNAGVMPLSPLEALKIDEWNQMIDVNIRGVLHGVAAGLPVMKAQGFGQFVHIASIGAYEVTPTATVYCATKYAVRAINEGLRQEEGNHIRSTLISPGVTESELADSITDDETKQFMKEYRRKALQADAIAHAISYAIQQPSDVAVNEVIVRPTTSLT, from the coding sequence ATGCATGAAATAAGTGGAAAAGTAGTTGTGATTACAGGAGCAAGTAGCGGAATTGGCGAAGCAACCGCGCGATTACTCGCCCATCAAGGAGCTCACGTCGTTATAGGTGCTAGGCGTTTAGGTCGACTAGAAGCATTGGCCTCCTCTATTCATTCGGAGGGAGGTTCTGCAGTAATTCAACAGCTTGATGTGACGGATATGGAACAAATGAAAGCGATTATTGGTTTAGCACAAGACAGATTTGGACAGATTGATGTTGTGATAAACAATGCTGGTGTGATGCCGTTATCCCCTTTAGAGGCATTAAAAATAGATGAATGGAACCAAATGATTGATGTCAATATTCGCGGTGTTCTTCACGGGGTTGCAGCGGGTCTTCCAGTTATGAAAGCACAAGGATTCGGTCAATTCGTTCATATTGCTTCGATCGGTGCATACGAGGTAACGCCAACAGCTACAGTATATTGTGCTACCAAATATGCGGTTCGAGCCATTAATGAAGGATTAAGGCAAGAGGAAGGGAATCATATTCGGTCAACACTCATTTCGCCAGGTGTAACGGAATCTGAACTAGCCGATAGCATTACCGACGATGAAACAAAACAGTTTATGAAAGAATATCGTCGCAAAGCACTTCAGGCAGACGCCATTGCTCATGCCATCAGTTATGCAATTCAACAACCAAGCGATGTCGCTGTCAATGAAGTGATTGTGAGACCGACTACATCGCTCACTTAA
- a CDS encoding Atu4866 domain-containing protein → MNNQRSESHSYVGMWVTEDGFVRQELLPNGRYDEARGDRESAYQGKYTIDGNKIEYVDDTGFTADGHFRNDVLYHAGMVFYREE, encoded by the coding sequence ATGAATAATCAACGTTCAGAAAGTCATTCTTATGTTGGGATGTGGGTGACAGAAGATGGATTTGTTCGGCAAGAATTGTTGCCGAATGGGCGCTATGATGAAGCGCGAGGTGACCGCGAGAGTGCCTATCAGGGTAAGTATACAATTGATGGAAATAAGATCGAATATGTCGATGATACAGGGTTTACGGCCGATGGTCATTTCCGGAATGATGTACTCTACCATGCGGGTATGGTGTTTTATCGAGAGGAGTAG